The Desulfomicrobium orale DSM 12838 genome includes a window with the following:
- a CDS encoding Na+/H+ antiporter NhaC family protein yields the protein MNTHQDTDPNPKLQLYAGTWGGLIPLCVLVAGLVWLSLAERGGTKPFWACAWIALVIGLFCAKDKMEYCHAALRGLGDNAGVVIVAAWLFAGVFGKLMAAGGLVDGLLWLGMTTGAKGSAFTLCVFLAAMTFALGTGTSTGTCIALTPVLYPAGYFLGADQIFLGLAILSGAAFGDNLAPISDTTIVSAYTQEASMRDVVRSRFPLAIAAAIISGCVFLIFGGGGETDKLTDIARTLRPHGIFMLLALVVVVVSALRGRHIVESLIYGNITAAAVGLITGGIDINAIFSIPGERGMSTGLIEDGIQSTVGAIIFALLILAVTRILIESGVMSKILSKAEKFIAQSVRQAEFFIVGVTIAASIPLSANAPAELLVGPSLVRPVGKRFGLAPARSANLMDCAVCTIFFILPWHIAVAVWYGAISAACELHGIPVPPVSAALYNPYSWALLAVLLFSIMTGWNRRFATEKNPIEDKPF from the coding sequence ATGAATACCCATCAAGACACTGACCCGAATCCGAAACTGCAGCTTTATGCAGGGACATGGGGTGGACTCATCCCGCTATGCGTCCTTGTAGCCGGACTTGTCTGGCTCTCCCTGGCCGAACGGGGAGGAACCAAACCTTTCTGGGCCTGCGCGTGGATAGCCCTTGTCATCGGCCTGTTCTGCGCAAAGGACAAAATGGAGTACTGCCACGCGGCCCTGCGCGGCCTCGGGGATAACGCCGGAGTGGTCATTGTCGCCGCATGGCTCTTTGCCGGAGTCTTCGGCAAGCTCATGGCTGCCGGAGGACTGGTGGACGGTCTGCTCTGGCTGGGCATGACCACCGGAGCCAAGGGCAGCGCTTTTACCTTGTGCGTATTCCTCGCGGCCATGACCTTCGCCCTGGGAACTGGGACCAGCACTGGCACCTGTATCGCTCTCACTCCGGTGCTTTATCCCGCAGGATACTTTCTGGGAGCCGACCAGATTTTTCTGGGACTTGCCATCTTGTCCGGCGCCGCCTTCGGGGACAATCTCGCGCCCATTTCCGACACCACCATCGTCTCCGCCTATACCCAAGAGGCATCCATGCGCGATGTGGTCCGCAGCAGATTTCCCCTGGCCATAGCTGCCGCCATCATCTCCGGATGCGTCTTTCTTATTTTCGGAGGAGGCGGCGAAACGGACAAGCTCACCGATATCGCCCGGACCCTGCGGCCCCACGGTATCTTCATGCTTCTGGCCTTGGTCGTGGTGGTCGTCTCCGCCTTGCGTGGACGGCATATCGTCGAATCCCTCATTTACGGCAACATCACTGCGGCGGCAGTAGGGCTGATCACAGGAGGCATCGACATCAATGCGATATTCTCGATTCCCGGCGAGCGCGGCATGTCCACCGGGCTTATCGAAGATGGAATCCAGAGCACCGTAGGAGCAATCATCTTCGCCCTGCTCATTTTGGCCGTGACCCGGATACTCATCGAGAGCGGTGTCATGTCGAAAATTCTTTCCAAAGCGGAGAAATTCATCGCGCAAAGTGTCAGGCAGGCAGAGTTCTTTATAGTGGGCGTGACCATTGCGGCGTCCATCCCCCTCTCAGCCAATGCCCCGGCAGAGCTTCTGGTCGGACCGAGTCTCGTCCGGCCGGTAGGCAAACGGTTTGGACTCGCCCCGGCCCGGAGCGCCAATCTGATGGATTGCGCCGTATGTACAATCTTTTTCATCTTGCCCTGGCATATTGCAGTGGCAGTATGGTATGGAGCCATATCCGCGGCTTGTGAACTTCACGGCATCCCGGTTCCACCTGTCAGTGCCGCTCTTTACAACCCCTACTCGTGGGCGTTGCTGGCAGTGCTGCTTTTTTCCATCATGACAGGCTGGAACCGCAGGTTCGCAACTGAAAAAAATCCTATCGAAGACAAGCCATTCTGA
- the trxB gene encoding thioredoxin-disulfide reductase, which produces MDEHIHDLVIVGGGPAGLSAGIYAKRAALDVVLVEKGMPGGQIALTQDVENYPGIEEIGGFELCEKFLNHAKRYDLDIREREVSGVEPGSDFHDVVLADGSRLHTRTVILAMGGEARKLNVPGEAEQYGKGVSYCATCDGFFFRNKIVVVVGGGDTALEDALYLAKICSRVYLVHRRDEFRGSRILQQRVFAEERITLVLDSVVTDIAGNDQGVTGVTVRNVKTEAVRAIEADGVFIFVGFSPNNSLVPAGVKMNASGYVVTDEKCSTDVPGIFVAGDLRQKFANQIVLAAADGCTAALAAAHYVETHGK; this is translated from the coding sequence ATGGACGAACATATCCATGACCTGGTTATTGTGGGCGGCGGCCCGGCAGGCCTTTCCGCCGGAATTTACGCCAAGCGGGCTGCTCTGGACGTCGTTTTGGTGGAAAAGGGCATGCCCGGCGGCCAGATAGCCCTGACCCAGGATGTGGAAAACTATCCTGGCATCGAGGAAATCGGCGGCTTTGAGCTGTGCGAGAAGTTTCTGAATCATGCCAAACGCTATGACCTGGATATCAGGGAACGCGAAGTAAGTGGCGTGGAACCGGGTTCGGATTTCCACGATGTGGTGCTGGCCGACGGCTCCCGTCTGCATACCCGTACCGTGATCCTGGCCATGGGCGGCGAGGCCCGGAAGCTGAATGTCCCGGGCGAAGCTGAGCAGTACGGTAAGGGCGTATCCTATTGTGCCACATGCGACGGTTTTTTCTTTCGGAACAAGATCGTTGTCGTGGTGGGCGGCGGCGACACGGCCCTGGAAGACGCCCTTTACCTGGCCAAGATTTGTTCGCGGGTGTATCTTGTGCATCGCCGGGATGAATTCAGGGGCAGCCGCATCCTGCAGCAGCGCGTGTTCGCCGAGGAGCGCATAACCTTGGTGCTGGACTCCGTGGTCACGGATATCGCCGGGAATGATCAGGGCGTGACGGGCGTGACGGTCAGGAATGTGAAGACTGAAGCCGTGCGCGCCATCGAAGCCGATGGAGTTTTTATTTTCGTGGGCTTTTCACCGAACAACAGCCTGGTACCGGCCGGAGTGAAGATGAATGCCTCCGGGTATGTGGTCACGGATGAAAAATGTAGTACAGATGTTCCCGGTATTTTCGTGGCCGGAGACCTGCGTCAGAAGTTCGCCAATCAGATCGTCCTGGCTGCCGCCGACGGCTGCACGGCCGCGCTGGCTGCCGCGCACTATGTGGAAACGCATGGAAAATGA